One Cucumis sativus cultivar 9930 chromosome 1, Cucumber_9930_V3, whole genome shotgun sequence DNA segment encodes these proteins:
- the LOC105436212 gene encoding calmodulin-binding protein 60 C isoform X1, whose protein sequence is MVQKSISIPFWFAVGSAGSLSPKSTAIVENIFRSIVREEVDAQLKAHSVDVEEGKEVVGNGGGSGGTNENLWLCLMNRISSTIYTANDIEAENGEELRVELFDGDHIIDVTHPLSSALIEVVVINGELFDNDEAINHLDFDTSIVVAQRPGEGPLLAGDDKRFRLHNGVYSITNLSITRNTFRSRTKKIRLGFRIYDSNNNYPTIIRPAVSNSFRVMDNRSQLNKKHHPPRGDDEVWRLEGIGRNGKYHKHLTSHGILNVDGFVKAYREDFRSLRKCLGNRLSERKWKAMVKQALRYVPSIIPTSDSPNLQQENAGMDQNEVVLNQNIDASSGNYEFQYGTFLGSFQDLFHNNPIFEDYH, encoded by the exons ATGGTACAAAAATCAATCTCAATTCCATTttg GTTTGCAGTTGGATCAGCTGGATCTTTGTCTCCTAAATCTACGGCTAttgtagaaaatatttttcgcTCCATC GTACGTGAAGAGGTGGATGCACAGCTTAAAGCTCACTCGGTTGATGTTGAAGAGGGAAAAGAAGTTGTTGGTAATGGTGGTGGATCTGGAGGAACAAACGAGAATTTGTGGCTATGTTTGATGAATAGGATTTCATCCACCATCTACACTGCAAATGACATCGAAGCCGAGAACGGAGAGGAGCTGCGTGTTGAATTATTTGATGGTGATCACATCATTGACGTTACTCATCCTTTGTCGTCGGCGTTGATTGAGGTTGTTGTTATCAATGGAGAATTATTTGACAACGACGAAGCAATAAATCACTTGGATTTCGACACAAGTATTGTTGTAGCTCAAAGGCCGGGAGAAGGACCTTTGTTGGCTGGTGATGATAAAAGGTTTCGGTTACATAATGGTGTTTATTCCATCACCAATTTGTCAATCACTAGAAACACCTTCAGGAGCAGGACTAAGAAGATTCGTTTGGGATTCAGGATATACGACTCCAACAACAACTACCCCACAATAATCCGACCCGCCGTGTCTAACTCTTTTAGAGTGATGGACAATCGAAGCCAAC TGAACAAGAAACACCATCCGCCGAGAGGAGATGATGAAGTATGGAGATTGGAAGGGATCGGGCGAAATGGCAAATATCACAAGCACCTAACTTCCCATGGTATCCTAAATGTGGATGGCTTTGTAAAAGCTTATCGAGAGGACTTTCGTTCTCTAAGAAag TGCTTAGGGAATAGACTTTCAGAAAGGAAATGGAAGGCAATGGTAAAGCAAGCTCTTCGGTATGTTCCTAGCATCATCCCCACTTCTGATTCACCAAACTTACAG caGGAAAATGCAGGCATGGATCAAAATGAAGTTGTTCTCAACCAAAACATTGATGCAAGTAGTGGAAATTATGAGTTCCAATATGGAACATTTTTGGGCAGTTTTCAAGACCTTTTCCATAATAATCCCATATTTGAAG ATTATCATTAA
- the LOC101205246 gene encoding calmodulin-binding protein 60 B isoform X1 — protein sequence MDYLNTKTFFRPDQNYQTTSSHFSFPFGFGVGDNHEVLSPNSVAYVENYFRPMIREEVEAKINARFNVSTNYQSCSNSSTSREGVLGEDRAVVIVGGGRLRTENQQQLKLRFTNKVSSTVFTVNDIEAENGEELRVELFDAVNDRIIDATHPLSSASIEVVVLDGEFNDGEAITQSDFNRSVVPERLGERPLLVGRDKRFRLEKGVYSITDLSFTRNSSRSRTKKICLGLRVTQDSNNNYPTIGHTVSNPFRVKDHRGQLNKKHHPPKGEDEVWRLEGIGRNGEYHKRLTSHTILNVDDFLKAYQKDSRSLRKWLGNRVSEKKWKSMVKHAEEYVPITNAFVPTFDPLTSFQQQNLVENEAMGGVEEVSNQNNIGDGFQDHTSLSADVIQDHFYRIFQDYPIQTLLSQGEASTSNGLYNYVDQLSTSTCNQSFQGAAFNKLVPKSK from the exons ATGGACTACCTAAATACAAAAACCTTCTTCCGTCCTGATCAAAATTATCAGACAACCTCCTCCCACTTCTCTTTTCCATTTGG GTTTGGGGTTGGAGATAATCATGAGGTTTTGTCTCCTAATTCTGTGGCTTATGTTGAGAATTACTTTCGCCCCATG aTACGAGAGGAAGTGGAGGCAAAGATTAATGCTCGCTTTAACGTCTCTACCAATTACCAATCATGTTCTAATTCAAGTACTAGTAGGGAAGGAGTACTTGGTGAAGATCGTGCAGTTGTTATTGTTGGTGGAGGCCGATTGAGAACGGAGAATCAACAACAACTGAAGTTACGTTTCACGAACAAGGTTTCATCCACCGTCTTCACCGTAAATGACATCGAAGCCGAGAATGGGGAGGAGCTGCGTGTTGAATTATTTGATGCTGTCAATGATCGCATCATTGACGCTACTCATCCTTTGTCGTCGGCGTCGATTGAGGTTGTTGTCCTCGATGGAGAATTCAACGACGGGGAAGCTATAACTCAATCGGATTTCAACAGAAGTGTTGTGCCAGAAAGGCTGGGAGAACGACCTTTGTTGGTTGGTCGTGATAAGAGGTTTCGTTTAGAAAAGGGAGTTTATTCCATCACCGATTTGTCATTCACTAGAAACTCAAGCAGGAGCAGGACTAAGAAGATTTGTTTGGGACTAAGGGTTACACAGGACTCCAACAACAACTATCCCACAATTGGACACACCGTGTCTAATCCTTTTAGAGTGAAGGATCACCGAGGCCAAC TGAACAAGAAACACCATCCTCcaaaaggagaagatgaagtaTGGAGATTGGAAGGGATTGGGCGAAATGGCGAATATCACAAGCGTCTAACTTCCCATACTATCCTAAATGTTGATGACTTTTTGAAGGCGTATCAAAAGGACTCTCGTTCTCTAAGAAag TGGTTAGGAAATAGAGTTTcagagaagaaatggaagtcAATGGTAAAGCATGCTGAAGAATATGTTCCTATCACCAACGCCTTCGTCCCCACTTTTGATCCACTCACCAGCTTTCAG cAGCAAAATTTGGTGGAAAATGAAGCCATGGGAGGTGTAGAAGAAGTTAGCAACCAAAACAACATTGGCGATGGGTTCCAAGATCATACATCATTATCGGCTGATGTTATTCAAGATCATTTTTATCGAATATTTCAAG ATTACCCAATACAAACATTGTTGTCACAAGGAGAAGCTTCAACCTCAAATGGCCTATATAATTATGTTGATCAACTTAGTACAAGTACATGCAACCAATCCTTTCAAGGAGCTGCCTTCAATAAATTGGTgcctaaatctaaatga
- the LOC101205246 gene encoding calmodulin-binding protein 60 B isoform X2 translates to MDYLNTKTFFRPDQNYQTTSSHFSFPFGFGVGDNHEVLSPNSVAYVENYFRPMIREEVEAKINARFNVSTNYQSCSNSSTSREGVLGEDRAVVIVGGGRLRTENQQQLKLRFTNKVSSTVFTVNDIEAENGEELRVELFDAVNDRIIDATHPLSSASIEVVVLDGEFNDGEAITQSDFNRSVVPERLGERPLLVGRDKRFRLEKGVYSITDLSFTRNSSRSRTKKICLGLRVTQDSNNNYPTIGHTVSNPFRVKDHRGQLNKKHHPPKGEDEVWRLEGIGRNGEYHKRLTSHTILNVDDFLKAYQKDSRSLRKWLGNRVSEKKWKSMVKHAEEYVPITNAFVPTFDPLTSFQQNLVENEAMGGVEEVSNQNNIGDGFQDHTSLSADVIQDHFYRIFQDYPIQTLLSQGEASTSNGLYNYVDQLSTSTCNQSFQGAAFNKLVPKSK, encoded by the exons ATGGACTACCTAAATACAAAAACCTTCTTCCGTCCTGATCAAAATTATCAGACAACCTCCTCCCACTTCTCTTTTCCATTTGG GTTTGGGGTTGGAGATAATCATGAGGTTTTGTCTCCTAATTCTGTGGCTTATGTTGAGAATTACTTTCGCCCCATG aTACGAGAGGAAGTGGAGGCAAAGATTAATGCTCGCTTTAACGTCTCTACCAATTACCAATCATGTTCTAATTCAAGTACTAGTAGGGAAGGAGTACTTGGTGAAGATCGTGCAGTTGTTATTGTTGGTGGAGGCCGATTGAGAACGGAGAATCAACAACAACTGAAGTTACGTTTCACGAACAAGGTTTCATCCACCGTCTTCACCGTAAATGACATCGAAGCCGAGAATGGGGAGGAGCTGCGTGTTGAATTATTTGATGCTGTCAATGATCGCATCATTGACGCTACTCATCCTTTGTCGTCGGCGTCGATTGAGGTTGTTGTCCTCGATGGAGAATTCAACGACGGGGAAGCTATAACTCAATCGGATTTCAACAGAAGTGTTGTGCCAGAAAGGCTGGGAGAACGACCTTTGTTGGTTGGTCGTGATAAGAGGTTTCGTTTAGAAAAGGGAGTTTATTCCATCACCGATTTGTCATTCACTAGAAACTCAAGCAGGAGCAGGACTAAGAAGATTTGTTTGGGACTAAGGGTTACACAGGACTCCAACAACAACTATCCCACAATTGGACACACCGTGTCTAATCCTTTTAGAGTGAAGGATCACCGAGGCCAAC TGAACAAGAAACACCATCCTCcaaaaggagaagatgaagtaTGGAGATTGGAAGGGATTGGGCGAAATGGCGAATATCACAAGCGTCTAACTTCCCATACTATCCTAAATGTTGATGACTTTTTGAAGGCGTATCAAAAGGACTCTCGTTCTCTAAGAAag TGGTTAGGAAATAGAGTTTcagagaagaaatggaagtcAATGGTAAAGCATGCTGAAGAATATGTTCCTATCACCAACGCCTTCGTCCCCACTTTTGATCCACTCACCAGCTTTCAG CAAAATTTGGTGGAAAATGAAGCCATGGGAGGTGTAGAAGAAGTTAGCAACCAAAACAACATTGGCGATGGGTTCCAAGATCATACATCATTATCGGCTGATGTTATTCAAGATCATTTTTATCGAATATTTCAAG ATTACCCAATACAAACATTGTTGTCACAAGGAGAAGCTTCAACCTCAAATGGCCTATATAATTATGTTGATCAACTTAGTACAAGTACATGCAACCAATCCTTTCAAGGAGCTGCCTTCAATAAATTGGTgcctaaatctaaatga
- the LOC105436210 gene encoding calmodulin-binding protein 60 C isoform X1 has protein sequence MVQNTNSPPPFDHLQGPPNIICGLSFPYGSGVGAEVSIPRSWAHLENFLRGVIREEVEAKVEAHFFRVKEGKEGSGDGGGSGGTNENLRLRFRSKIPSIVYTANNIEAKNGEELGVELFDVVNDRIIDVTHPLSSASIEVVVLDGEFNDGEAITQSDFNRSIVPQRLGERLLLIGDDKSFRLENGVYSITNLSFTTNSSRSRTKKICLGLRVKHDSINNYPTVGYAVSNPFRVKDHRGQPNKKHHPPGGEDEVWRLEGIARNGEYHKRLTSHGIINVDAFVKAHQNDSRSLRKWLGNRLSDRQWKTMVKQALQYVPITIPTFDPPNLQQENLELQNEAMDQNASVFNQNNIGASNGNYEFQNQTLLGNFHDFSFNHLTSEDHYNYTIQTLLSPGEASTSNAQNINNYDENTSTCNPYFQGTWNKLVLKPK, from the exons atggtACAAAACACAAACTCTCCTCCTCCCTTTGATCATCTTCAAGGTCCACCCAACATAATCTGCGGCCTCTCTTTTCCTTATGG CTCTGGAGTTGGAGCTGAGGTTTCAATTCCTCGATCCTGGGCTcatcttgaaaattttcttcgTGGGGTG aTACGGGAGGAGGTGGAGGCAAAGGTTGAAGCTCACTTTTTTAGGgtcaaagaaggaaaagaaggcAGTGGTGATGGTGGTGGATCTGGGGGAACAAATGAGAATTTGAGGCTACGTTTCAGGAGCAAGATTCCATCCATCGTCTACACTGCAAATAACATCGAAGCCAAGAATGGGGAGGAGCTGGGTgttgaattatttgatgttgttAATGATCGCATCATTGACGTTACTCATCCATTGTCGTCGGCGTCGATTGAGGTTGTTGTCCTTGACGGAGAATTCAACGACGGGGAAGCAATAACTCAATCGGATTTCAACAGAAGTATTGTGCCACAAAGGCTGGGAGAACGACTTTTGTTGATTGGTGATGATAAGAGTTTTCGTTTAGAAAATGGTGTTTATTCCATCACCAATTTGTCATTCACTACAAACTCAAGCAGGAGCAGAACCAAGAAGATTTGTTTGGGATTGAGGGTTAAACATGACTCCATCAACAACTATCCTACAGTCGGATACGCCGTGTCCAATCCTTTTAGAGTGAAGGATCACCGAGGCCAAC CGAACAAGAAACACCATCCTCCGGgaggagaagatgaagtaTGGAGATTGGAAGGGATCGCGCGAAATGGCGAATATCACAAGCGTCTAACTTCCCATGGTATAATAAATGTGGATGCTTTTGTGAAGGCTCATCAAAATGACTCTCGTTCTCTAAGAAAG TGGTTAGGGAATAGACTTTCAGACAGACAATGGAAGACAATGGTAAAGCAAGCTCTTCAATATGTTCCTATCACCATCCCCACTTTTGATCCACCAAACTTACAG caGGAAAATTTGGAGCTGCAAAATGAAGCCATGGATCAAAATGCATCTGTTTTCAACCAAAACAATATTGGTGCAAGTAATGGAAATTATGAGttccaaaatcaaacattGTTGGGCAATTTTCACGACTTTTCCTTTAATCATCTCACATCTGAAG ATCATTATAATTACACAATACAAACATTGTTGTCACCTGGAGAAGCTTCAACCTCAAATGcccaaaacataaacaattatGATGAAAATACAAGTACATGTAACCCATACTTCCAAGGAACTTGGAACAAGTTGGTCCTCAAACCCaaatga
- the LOC105436212 gene encoding calmodulin-binding protein 60 C isoform X2, with protein MVQKSISIPFWFAVGSAGSLSPKSTAIVENIFRSIVREEVDAQLKAHSVDVEEGKEVVGNGGGSGGTNENLWLCLMNRISSTIYTANDIEAENGEELRVELFDGDHIIDVTHPLSSALIEVVVINGELFDNDEAINHLDFDTSIVVAQRPGEGPLLAGDDKRFRLHNGVYSITNLSITRNTFRSRTKKIRLGFRIYDSNNNYPTIIRPAVSNSFRVMDNRSQLNKKHHPPRGDDEVWRLEGIGRNGKYHKHLTSHGILNVDGFVKAYREDFRSLRKCLGNRLSERKWKAMVKQALRYVPSIIPTSDSPNLQENAGMDQNEVVLNQNIDASSGNYEFQYGTFLGSFQDLFHNNPIFEDYH; from the exons ATGGTACAAAAATCAATCTCAATTCCATTttg GTTTGCAGTTGGATCAGCTGGATCTTTGTCTCCTAAATCTACGGCTAttgtagaaaatatttttcgcTCCATC GTACGTGAAGAGGTGGATGCACAGCTTAAAGCTCACTCGGTTGATGTTGAAGAGGGAAAAGAAGTTGTTGGTAATGGTGGTGGATCTGGAGGAACAAACGAGAATTTGTGGCTATGTTTGATGAATAGGATTTCATCCACCATCTACACTGCAAATGACATCGAAGCCGAGAACGGAGAGGAGCTGCGTGTTGAATTATTTGATGGTGATCACATCATTGACGTTACTCATCCTTTGTCGTCGGCGTTGATTGAGGTTGTTGTTATCAATGGAGAATTATTTGACAACGACGAAGCAATAAATCACTTGGATTTCGACACAAGTATTGTTGTAGCTCAAAGGCCGGGAGAAGGACCTTTGTTGGCTGGTGATGATAAAAGGTTTCGGTTACATAATGGTGTTTATTCCATCACCAATTTGTCAATCACTAGAAACACCTTCAGGAGCAGGACTAAGAAGATTCGTTTGGGATTCAGGATATACGACTCCAACAACAACTACCCCACAATAATCCGACCCGCCGTGTCTAACTCTTTTAGAGTGATGGACAATCGAAGCCAAC TGAACAAGAAACACCATCCGCCGAGAGGAGATGATGAAGTATGGAGATTGGAAGGGATCGGGCGAAATGGCAAATATCACAAGCACCTAACTTCCCATGGTATCCTAAATGTGGATGGCTTTGTAAAAGCTTATCGAGAGGACTTTCGTTCTCTAAGAAag TGCTTAGGGAATAGACTTTCAGAAAGGAAATGGAAGGCAATGGTAAAGCAAGCTCTTCGGTATGTTCCTAGCATCATCCCCACTTCTGATTCACCAAACTTACAG GAAAATGCAGGCATGGATCAAAATGAAGTTGTTCTCAACCAAAACATTGATGCAAGTAGTGGAAATTATGAGTTCCAATATGGAACATTTTTGGGCAGTTTTCAAGACCTTTTCCATAATAATCCCATATTTGAAG ATTATCATTAA
- the LOC105436210 gene encoding calmodulin-binding protein 60 C isoform X2, protein MVQNTNSPPPFDHLQGPPNIICGLSFPYGSGVGAEVSIPRSWAHLENFLRGVIREEVEAKVEAHFFRVKEGKEGSGDGGGSGGTNENLRLRFRSKIPSIVYTANNIEAKNGEELGVELFDVVNDRIIDVTHPLSSASIEVVVLDGEFNDGEAITQSDFNRSIVPQRLGERLLLIGDDKSFRLENGVYSITNLSFTTNSSRSRTKKICLGLRVKHDSINNYPTVGYAVSNPFRVKDHRGQPNKKHHPPGGEDEVWRLEGIARNGEYHKRLTSHGIINVDAFVKAHQNDSRSLRKWLGNRLSDRQWKTMVKQALQYVPITIPTFDPPNLQENLELQNEAMDQNASVFNQNNIGASNGNYEFQNQTLLGNFHDFSFNHLTSEDHYNYTIQTLLSPGEASTSNAQNINNYDENTSTCNPYFQGTWNKLVLKPK, encoded by the exons atggtACAAAACACAAACTCTCCTCCTCCCTTTGATCATCTTCAAGGTCCACCCAACATAATCTGCGGCCTCTCTTTTCCTTATGG CTCTGGAGTTGGAGCTGAGGTTTCAATTCCTCGATCCTGGGCTcatcttgaaaattttcttcgTGGGGTG aTACGGGAGGAGGTGGAGGCAAAGGTTGAAGCTCACTTTTTTAGGgtcaaagaaggaaaagaaggcAGTGGTGATGGTGGTGGATCTGGGGGAACAAATGAGAATTTGAGGCTACGTTTCAGGAGCAAGATTCCATCCATCGTCTACACTGCAAATAACATCGAAGCCAAGAATGGGGAGGAGCTGGGTgttgaattatttgatgttgttAATGATCGCATCATTGACGTTACTCATCCATTGTCGTCGGCGTCGATTGAGGTTGTTGTCCTTGACGGAGAATTCAACGACGGGGAAGCAATAACTCAATCGGATTTCAACAGAAGTATTGTGCCACAAAGGCTGGGAGAACGACTTTTGTTGATTGGTGATGATAAGAGTTTTCGTTTAGAAAATGGTGTTTATTCCATCACCAATTTGTCATTCACTACAAACTCAAGCAGGAGCAGAACCAAGAAGATTTGTTTGGGATTGAGGGTTAAACATGACTCCATCAACAACTATCCTACAGTCGGATACGCCGTGTCCAATCCTTTTAGAGTGAAGGATCACCGAGGCCAAC CGAACAAGAAACACCATCCTCCGGgaggagaagatgaagtaTGGAGATTGGAAGGGATCGCGCGAAATGGCGAATATCACAAGCGTCTAACTTCCCATGGTATAATAAATGTGGATGCTTTTGTGAAGGCTCATCAAAATGACTCTCGTTCTCTAAGAAAG TGGTTAGGGAATAGACTTTCAGACAGACAATGGAAGACAATGGTAAAGCAAGCTCTTCAATATGTTCCTATCACCATCCCCACTTTTGATCCACCAAACTTACAG GAAAATTTGGAGCTGCAAAATGAAGCCATGGATCAAAATGCATCTGTTTTCAACCAAAACAATATTGGTGCAAGTAATGGAAATTATGAGttccaaaatcaaacattGTTGGGCAATTTTCACGACTTTTCCTTTAATCATCTCACATCTGAAG ATCATTATAATTACACAATACAAACATTGTTGTCACCTGGAGAAGCTTCAACCTCAAATGcccaaaacataaacaattatGATGAAAATACAAGTACATGTAACCCATACTTCCAAGGAACTTGGAACAAGTTGGTCCTCAAACCCaaatga